A single genomic interval of Pangasianodon hypophthalmus isolate fPanHyp1 chromosome 8, fPanHyp1.pri, whole genome shotgun sequence harbors:
- the b3gnt7l gene encoding UDP-GlcNAc:betaGal beta-1,3-N-acetylglucosaminyltransferase 7, like, with amino-acid sequence MLSEILLEDFFSFDLSECLDKVRLKRISDMEHFFRRSRILKTLLSLTLVFATLLMIQKFKVLDIRMKEVRLDLKSSWCASLQCKTKAGNASAPVSQSAPAAWNITSIDCAADSGLRAHSWFQTLDSRFQQFVLHRHCRYFPMLINHPEKCAGDVDLLIVVKSVIEQHDRREAVRLTWGKEHTISGKRVKTLFLLGTPAPGKDSKNLQKLLEYEDRLYGDILQWNFMDTFFNLTLKEVNFLRWFNIYCTNVAFIFKGDDDVFVNPTNLVDLIDFRTQEGKVRDLFVGDTISKAVPIRNRQSKYYIPKELFDEPYPPYVGGGGFLMSSQLARRFLAVSESVTLFPIDDVFLGMCLQKLGLVPEMHPGFKTFGIMKRKVSPMNSEPCFYRHLIVVHKLSPEELLKMWDTVHNKKLTCARKSVD; translated from the coding sequence ATGCTTTCAGAAATTCTTCTCGAGGATTTTTTTAGCTTTGATCTGAGCGAGTGTCTCGACAAAGTGCGTCTGAAGCGCATCTCCGACATGGAGCACTTCTTCCGGCGCAGCAGAATCTTAAAGACCTTGCTGAGTTTGACTTTAGTGTTTGCCACTTTGTTGATGATCCAAAAGTTCAAAGTGTTGGACATCCGAATGAAGGAGGTACGTTTGGATCTAAAAAGCAGCTGGTGCGCTTCTCTGCAGTGCAAGACTAAAGCTGGGAACGCCTCGGCTCCGGTCAGTCAGAGCGCCCCGGCTGCCTGGAACATCACCTCGATTGACTGCGCTGCAGACTCCGGCCTGCGCGCTCACAGCTGGTTTCAGACTCTGGACTCCAGGTTCCAACAGTTTGTCCTGCACAGACACTGTAGGTATTTCCCCATGCTCATTAATCACCCTGAGAAGTGCGCTGGGGATGTGGATCTGCTGATCGTGGTGAAGTCGGTTATAGAGCAGCACGACCGCCGCGAGGCTGTGCGCCTCACCTGGGGCAAGGAGCACACCATCAGCGGGAAAAGAGTCAAAACCCTGTTCCTGCTGGGCACCCCTGCGCCTGGAAAGGACTCCAAAAACCTACAGAAACTCCTAGAGTACGAGGATAGACTCTATGGAGATATACTGCAATGGAATTTCATGGATACCTTTTTTAACCTCACATTAAAGGAGGTCAATTTTCTGAGATGGTTCAACATCTACTGCACAAACGTGGCCTTCATTTTCAAAGGGGACGATGATGTCTTTGTCAACCCAACTAACCTGGTGGACCTAATAGACTTCCGAACACAGGAGGGCAAAGTGCGAGACCTGTTTGTTGGGGACACCATTTCAAAAGCAGTGCCTATTAGGAATCGCCAAAGTAAGTACTATATACCCAAAGAGCTATTTGATGAGCCATATCCACCCTATGTAGGTGGTGGAGGGTTTCTCATGTCCTCTCAGCTGGCACGTAGATTTTTGGCTGTGTCTGAGAGTGTGACACTTTTCCCCATCGATGATGTCTTCTTGGGCATGTGCCTTCAGAAGTTAGGGCTGGTACCAGAAATGCACCCAGGCTTTAAAACATTTGGGATCATGAAGCGCAAGGTAAGCCCGATGAACAGCGAGCCATGTTTCTACCGCCACCTCATTGTGGTGCACAAACTGAGCCCAGAGGAACTGCTGAAGATGTGGGACACGGTGCACAACAAGAAGCTCACCTGTGCCAGAAAGAGTGTGGACTGA
- the c8h1orf174 gene encoding UPF0688 protein C1orf174 homolog, with amino-acid sequence MAGDSGERKRLPKRPSSGHRAEKASGSGTETDRIPARLVSCGDRGGRKERRGKENSAGRASASARANPEKMEDAECCGSADRADPGLFFDEDSNHIFPVEQFFGNLDAVQDISRKSTGTEGMSRREYRRRHYYAKEDSDEEQT; translated from the exons atggCCGGCGACAGCGGGGAGAGGAAACGGCTGCCGAAGAGACCTTCATCCGGCCACCGAGCGGAGAAAGCGAGCGGCAGCGGAACCGAGACGGACAGGATTCCGGCCAGACTCGTGAGCTGTGGGGATCGAGGGGGACGTAAGGAGCggagagggaaagaaaacagCGCGGGGAGAGCGAGCGCGTCGGCGCGCGCAAACCCGGAGAAGATGGAGGACGCGGAGTGCTGCGGATCCGCCGACAGGGCAGACCCCGGCCTCTTCTTCGATGAGGACAGCAACCACATTTTCCCAGTAGAGCAGTTCTTCGGAAACCTGGACGCAGTTCAG GACATTTCACGCAAATCTACTGGCACAGAGGGAATGAGCAGACGAGAGTACAGGAGGCGTCATTACTACGCCAAAGAGGACAGTGACGAGGAGCagacataa